A genomic region of Aquificaceae bacterium contains the following coding sequences:
- a CDS encoding rhodanese-like domain-containing protein has translation MKRAVLALTFGALSLVGTAFSYDKELAKRFNAMFSQMTPEVLKQRPCQITTQQLLQMIQRGEDFVILDVRTPAETAVVGPTWKNTLRIPMHELFKEENLNKLPKDKKIVVVCHTGDRAAAVVTALRALGFDKAFQFRGGVAELAREVGRAATDYVK, from the coding sequence ATGAAAAGAGCAGTGCTTGCCTTAACCTTTGGAGCCTTGAGCCTTGTAGGGACAGCCTTTTCTTATGACAAGGAGCTTGCAAAACGTTTCAACGCTATGTTTTCTCAGATGACGCCAGAGGTTCTCAAGCAAAGACCTTGCCAAATAACCACTCAACAGCTTCTCCAGATGATACAAAGAGGCGAAGACTTTGTGATACTTGACGTAAGAACTCCTGCGGAGACGGCAGTGGTAGGACCCACTTGGAAAAATACACTTCGTATACCCATGCACGAACTATTCAAAGAAGAAAACCTAAACAAACTTCCAAAGGACAAGAAAATAGTGGTGGTGTGCCACACAGGAGACAGAGCGGCAGCGGTAGTCACTGCACTTAGAGCCTTAGGTTTTGATAAGGCTTTCCAATTCAGAGGTGGTGTGGCAGAACTTGCAAGGGAGGTGGGAAGAGCTGCAACAGACTACGTAAAGTAA
- a CDS encoding RNA polymerase subunit sigma-54 codes for MKDKPIRVLPQVRTSLLLKIENSLELLLKTSEELLQELELKQEENPQIKLTLKTRPRWFYQEYAEHQPIFTQSEISKVEEQVRYEFDGLDLDIALEIISGLNHKGFFLGDIGEIAKHYGVSPEYVEEIREFIMKEIEPLGVASKNLEEFILVQLEELYPKEEELHREVLRVLKGKSRDLRAREVLSKLKLSPFEGTQVAYKSGSVDVVFEYDGSQWYVFLMEDFWDVEAVGSLKPITFILEMRRRVMRVVGDLILERQAGFMLGKEPLKSLTLSEVAQRAEVSLSTVSRIVSRKYAKTPIGVFPLRSFFLRETKEGYSKEEIMKAIKEILQSEKCRLSDQEISKLLKDRGIHIARRTVNKYRRILEGRS; via the coding sequence TTGAAAGATAAGCCCATAAGGGTTTTGCCACAGGTAAGGACAAGCCTGCTATTGAAAATAGAAAACAGCCTTGAATTGCTTTTGAAAACCTCAGAAGAGCTTCTGCAAGAGCTTGAACTAAAACAAGAAGAAAACCCTCAAATAAAGCTAACACTAAAGACAAGACCAAGATGGTTTTATCAGGAATACGCAGAGCATCAGCCTATATTTACACAAAGTGAAATAAGTAAGGTTGAAGAACAAGTAAGATATGAGTTTGATGGTCTTGACCTTGACATAGCCCTTGAGATAATATCTGGACTTAACCACAAGGGATTTTTCCTCGGAGACATAGGAGAAATAGCCAAACATTACGGAGTTAGCCCTGAGTATGTGGAGGAGATAAGAGAGTTTATAATGAAAGAGATTGAACCTTTGGGTGTTGCCAGTAAAAACCTTGAAGAGTTTATACTTGTCCAACTTGAAGAGCTATACCCCAAGGAGGAAGAGCTTCATAGAGAAGTCCTAAGGGTGCTAAAGGGCAAAAGTAGAGACCTAAGGGCAAGAGAAGTCTTGTCAAAGCTAAAACTTAGTCCTTTTGAGGGCACTCAAGTGGCGTATAAAAGCGGTAGTGTGGATGTGGTCTTTGAATACGATGGAAGTCAGTGGTATGTTTTTCTTATGGAAGACTTCTGGGATGTGGAGGCGGTAGGGAGTCTAAAGCCTATAACTTTTATATTGGAAATGAGAAGGAGGGTTATGCGTGTGGTTGGAGACCTAATTTTGGAAAGACAGGCAGGCTTTATGCTTGGGAAAGAGCCACTAAAGAGCTTAACTCTTAGTGAAGTAGCTCAAAGGGCAGAGGTTAGCCTCTCAACGGTAAGCAGGATAGTTAGCAGAAAGTATGCAAAAACTCCCATAGGAGTGTTCCCTCTTAGGTCCTTTTTCCTAAGGGAGACAAAGGAAGGCTATAGCAAAGAAGAGATAATGAAAGCCATAAAGGAGATACTTCAATCTGAAAAGTGCAGGCTTTCTGACCAAGAGATTTCAAAGCTACTAAAAGATAGAGGCATACACATAGCAAGAAGGACTGTAAACAAATACAGAAGAATCCTTGAGGGCAGGTCATGA
- a CDS encoding ABC transporter ATP-binding protein, protein MKEELLRIEKLSKVFTIGLFSKRFIWAVKEVSFEIGYGEIFSLVGESGSGKSTIGKVILRLEKPTSGRVLFEGKDPFQMGKEYTRLVSVVFQDPRSSLNPRMKVGEIVQEPLLVHKEKDRKEKVLQALLMAGLEESFLERRPEELSGGQRQRVAIARAIVLKPKLIVADEPTSALDMSYRAGILELFLKLKEEGISTLLITHDIRAVEKVSDRVGVLYRGKLVELGLSKDVLKNPLHPYTQYLLGTVPARHPSQRKEFIEDFVEESLPSPCPFFSQCKYRIKECEQEVREVNQNGRLVSCNLY, encoded by the coding sequence ATGAAAGAGGAGCTACTTCGTATAGAAAAACTTTCCAAGGTCTTTACCATTGGTCTATTCTCCAAGAGGTTTATCTGGGCGGTAAAGGAGGTAAGCTTTGAGATAGGATATGGAGAGATATTCTCTCTTGTGGGAGAGTCTGGGTCTGGAAAAAGCACTATTGGTAAAGTTATTCTTAGGCTTGAAAAACCAACCTCGGGAAGAGTTCTTTTTGAAGGTAAAGACCCCTTCCAAATGGGAAAAGAATACACAAGGCTTGTTTCAGTGGTTTTCCAAGACCCAAGGAGCTCTCTAAACCCGCGCATGAAAGTGGGAGAGATAGTGCAAGAGCCACTGCTCGTTCACAAAGAAAAAGACAGAAAAGAGAAGGTGCTTCAGGCTTTGCTTATGGCAGGGCTTGAGGAGAGTTTTCTGGAAAGAAGACCAGAAGAGCTCTCTGGAGGTCAAAGACAAAGGGTAGCCATAGCACGAGCTATAGTCCTAAAACCCAAGCTCATAGTGGCAGATGAGCCTACCTCAGCCCTTGATATGAGCTACAGGGCAGGCATATTAGAGCTTTTTCTCAAGCTAAAGGAAGAAGGTATAAGCACTCTGCTTATAACCCACGATATAAGGGCGGTTGAAAAGGTTTCTGATAGAGTGGGCGTTCTATACAGAGGAAAACTTGTAGAGCTTGGTCTATCAAAGGATGTGCTCAAGAATCCTCTGCATCCCTACACTCAGTATCTTTTAGGCACAGTTCCTGCAAGGCATCCTTCTCAGAGAAAGGAGTTCATTGAAGATTTTGTAGAAGAAAGCCTGCCAAGCCCTTGCCCCTTCTTCTCCCAGTGCAAGTATAGAATAAAAGAATGTGAGCAGGAAGTTAGGGAGGTAAACCAGAATGGACGGCTCGTCTCATGCAATCTATACTGA
- a CDS encoding Xaa-Pro peptidase family protein: MKRIEKVQELLKKHKLDAFVFSSQANVFYLSGFRSSHAYVVITRDSYHLLTDGRYYEKARSTLKDWDVVLIKENAIRVIKNFLKRLKVSKVGYEEDRVSCEFRKALKGSFIWKGVSGILKEMRAIKDEEELRIMKEGVKISDKIYERLLHELREGMTELEVRSWLVGEFFRAGASGESFPAIVASGKGSAIPHYETSQKTIKHGEPILIDMGLLWKGYCTDFTRTIFLGKTDSEFKKVYTVVRDAHLLALEKIKVGRKLGEIDKTAREYIRKKGFGKFFNHSLGHGVGVEIHEYPRVYYKGKDKDVKIEEGMVFTVEPGIYLPGKFGVRLENIVVVKGGYAEPLSEIPLDLVEL, encoded by the coding sequence ATGAAAAGGATAGAAAAAGTCCAGGAGCTTTTGAAAAAGCATAAACTTGACGCTTTTGTTTTTAGTTCGCAGGCTAACGTTTTCTATCTCTCTGGCTTTAGGTCAAGCCATGCCTATGTGGTCATTACAAGGGACTCTTATCATCTTTTGACCGATGGCAGGTATTACGAGAAAGCCAGGTCTACTCTAAAAGACTGGGATGTGGTGCTCATTAAAGAAAATGCCATAAGGGTTATAAAGAACTTCCTAAAAAGACTAAAAGTTTCCAAGGTGGGCTATGAAGAGGATAGGGTGAGTTGTGAGTTTAGGAAGGCTCTAAAGGGTAGCTTTATATGGAAGGGTGTTTCGGGCATTCTAAAGGAAATGAGGGCTATAAAGGATGAGGAAGAGCTAAGGATAATGAAGGAAGGGGTGAAAATTAGCGACAAGATATACGAAAGGCTTTTGCATGAGCTAAGAGAAGGAATGACTGAGCTTGAGGTAAGGTCTTGGCTTGTGGGGGAGTTTTTCAGGGCAGGGGCAAGCGGTGAGAGCTTTCCTGCCATAGTGGCAAGTGGTAAGGGCTCTGCTATACCCCACTACGAGACCTCTCAAAAGACTATAAAACACGGTGAGCCAATTCTCATAGACATGGGACTTTTGTGGAAAGGCTATTGCACGGACTTCACAAGAACAATCTTTTTGGGAAAGACGGATAGCGAGTTTAAGAAGGTTTACACTGTGGTAAGGGATGCTCATCTCCTTGCACTTGAGAAGATAAAAGTAGGAAGGAAACTGGGAGAGATTGACAAGACCGCAAGGGAATACATAAGAAAGAAGGGTTTTGGCAAATTCTTTAACCATTCTCTTGGACACGGTGTGGGTGTTGAAATACATGAATATCCAAGGGTTTATTACAAGGGCAAAGACAAGGATGTGAAGATAGAAGAGGGGATGGTTTTTACTGTAGAGCCGGGCATATACCTTCCTGGAAAGTTTGGCGTAAGGCTTGAGAATATAGTGGTTGTAAAGGGTGGATATGCAGAGCCCTTATCGGAAATACCTCTTGACTTGGTGGAGTTGTGA
- a CDS encoding hemolysin family protein, whose product MDGSSHAIYTEVLIFFFLLFMSGFFSSSEVVFFGANRYLLKLKERKRIYRALLKLLSKPREVLLTILLGNELVNILISSYGTKLFVDLMGPKGAGFAVIFSSVLIFVFGEVLPKNTVLPFATRLAPIYYVPFILVHGLMKPIRTVLIGPVSKLIGLVEVEEKGKDSKDTFMELLERGISLGYFDKKDLEVVERAINLKDTTVKEIMTPRPDIFMLPEDSLLEEVIEEIIQRKHSKIPLFSKSPDNVVGMLYVKDLVPISKNLKRPLKDFKREALFVPEILSITELIKEMRSHGTQTALVVGEHGEISGLVSVYDIMKYLFGDVPESWEEDIVKVSKDTYMVSGWVDVETVAKRIGFRLPEDYEYDTIGGFVMAKLSKVPEEGDEFFYDGFKFVVDKMEGNRIVSVFITAKQEEKVER is encoded by the coding sequence ATGGACGGCTCGTCTCATGCAATCTATACTGAGGTGCTCATCTTTTTCTTCCTACTATTTATGTCTGGTTTTTTTAGCTCCTCAGAGGTGGTCTTTTTTGGTGCAAACAGGTATCTTCTCAAACTCAAGGAAAGGAAAAGGATATATAGGGCTCTTTTAAAGCTCCTTTCAAAACCCAGAGAGGTGCTCCTTACTATCCTGCTTGGAAACGAGCTGGTAAACATACTCATATCCTCGTATGGGACAAAGCTGTTTGTAGACCTTATGGGTCCAAAGGGTGCAGGCTTTGCGGTTATTTTCTCAAGCGTGCTGATATTTGTCTTTGGTGAGGTGCTTCCAAAAAACACAGTTCTACCCTTTGCCACAAGGCTTGCTCCTATATACTATGTGCCTTTTATCCTTGTTCATGGACTTATGAAACCAATTCGCACAGTGCTTATAGGACCAGTTAGCAAACTTATAGGTCTTGTGGAGGTGGAAGAAAAGGGCAAAGACTCCAAGGATACATTTATGGAGTTGCTTGAAAGGGGTATATCCCTTGGATATTTTGATAAGAAGGATTTGGAAGTTGTGGAAAGGGCTATAAACCTAAAGGATACCACGGTAAAGGAGATTATGACCCCAAGACCAGACATATTTATGTTGCCAGAAGATAGCCTCTTGGAAGAGGTTATTGAGGAGATAATCCAGAGAAAGCACAGTAAAATACCGCTTTTTTCAAAAAGCCCCGACAACGTGGTAGGCATGCTATACGTAAAGGACCTTGTTCCCATCTCAAAGAACCTAAAGAGACCTCTAAAGGACTTCAAAAGAGAGGCATTGTTTGTGCCAGAGATACTTAGCATAACAGAACTTATAAAGGAGATGAGGTCTCATGGAACTCAAACTGCCCTTGTGGTGGGAGAACACGGAGAAATATCTGGTCTTGTAAGCGTATATGACATAATGAAATATCTCTTTGGAGATGTGCCAGAAAGCTGGGAAGAGGATATAGTGAAGGTTTCCAAAGATACATACATGGTAAGCGGGTGGGTAGATGTGGAAACGGTGGCAAAAAGAATAGGATTTAGATTGCCAGAAGACTATGAATACGATACAATAGGTGGCTTTGTAATGGCAAAACTTTCAAAAGTTCCAGAAGAAGGAGATGAGTTTTTCTACGATGGGTTCAAGTTTGTGGTGGATAAAATGGAAGGCAACAGAATTGTGAGCGTTTTTATAACCGCAAAACAGGAGGAAAAAGTTGAAAGATAA
- the hemN gene encoding oxygen-independent coproporphyrinogen III oxidase has translation MKTIFNENLIKKYDRPGPRYTSYPPATEFHEGVREEDYKRMLLQSNLSKRPLSLYFHIPFCESACWFCGCNVIISHRKDVTRRYLDYVYREMEMLKDYLDTSRPVVQLHWGGGTPNFLSNEEIREFFGKIREVFNISPDAEISVEIDPRYLSEGQLETLREVGFNRVSMGLQDLDPEVQRAINRIQSYELMQRVMKDLRSLGFKSINIDLIYGLPYQTPEKFRKTLLQTIELDPDRTAVFNFAYVPWLKPLQRKIDPSTLPPPEDKLTILEMTIDLFQKAGYVFIGMDHFAKPEDELAQAQRDGTLWRNFQGYTTKKGVDLIGIGATSIGMLHEGYFQNYKTIREYYLALDSGKLPTMRGYILTEEDFIRREVIMELMCNFRCDFEKIDRSFGIRFEEHFSSELEELMDMERDGLLKIEDRSIKVLPEGRLLIRNIAMVFDQYIKTKKEQRFSRTI, from the coding sequence ATGAAAACCATTTTTAACGAAAATCTCATAAAAAAGTATGACCGTCCTGGTCCAAGATACACAAGCTATCCACCTGCTACAGAGTTTCACGAAGGAGTAAGAGAAGAAGACTACAAGAGAATGCTTCTTCAGAGCAATCTCTCTAAAAGACCCCTTTCTCTGTATTTTCATATACCTTTCTGTGAAAGTGCCTGCTGGTTTTGTGGTTGTAATGTGATAATCTCCCACAGGAAGGATGTTACCAGAAGATACTTGGACTATGTCTACAGAGAAATGGAAATGCTAAAGGACTACCTTGATACTTCAAGACCAGTAGTTCAACTCCATTGGGGTGGTGGCACTCCAAACTTTTTAAGCAACGAGGAGATAAGAGAGTTTTTTGGAAAAATAAGAGAGGTCTTTAATATTTCACCGGATGCGGAAATAAGTGTAGAAATAGACCCCAGATATCTCTCGGAAGGTCAATTGGAAACCCTCAGAGAGGTGGGCTTTAATCGTGTAAGTATGGGACTTCAGGACCTTGACCCAGAGGTTCAAAGAGCTATAAACCGCATACAATCCTACGAGCTTATGCAGAGGGTTATGAAAGACCTAAGAAGTTTGGGCTTTAAGAGCATAAACATAGACCTCATATATGGACTGCCTTACCAAACACCAGAGAAGTTTAGAAAAACCTTGCTTCAAACCATAGAGCTTGACCCAGACAGGACAGCGGTCTTTAACTTTGCCTACGTGCCTTGGCTTAAGCCTTTGCAAAGGAAAATAGACCCCTCCACACTGCCACCACCAGAGGACAAGCTAACCATATTGGAGATGACCATAGACCTTTTCCAAAAGGCAGGTTATGTCTTTATAGGTATGGACCACTTTGCTAAGCCTGAAGATGAGCTGGCTCAAGCCCAAAGAGATGGGACTCTTTGGAGGAACTTCCAAGGCTACACTACCAAGAAAGGTGTAGACCTAATAGGTATAGGTGCAACCTCTATAGGCATGCTCCATGAGGGATATTTCCAGAACTACAAGACCATAAGAGAATATTACCTTGCCCTTGACTCAGGAAAACTACCCACAATGAGAGGCTACATTCTTACAGAAGAGGACTTCATAAGGCGTGAGGTTATAATGGAGCTTATGTGCAATTTCCGTTGTGACTTTGAGAAAATAGACCGGTCTTTTGGTATAAGGTTTGAAGAACACTTTTCTTCAGAGTTAGAGGAGCTCATGGATATGGAAAGGGATGGTCTTTTAAAGATAGAGGACAGAAGTATAAAGGTCTTGCCAGAAGGTAGGCTTTTGATAAGAAACATCGCTATGGTCTTTGACCAGTATATAAAGACAAAAAAGGAGCAGAGGTTTTCCAGGACTATATGA